A single region of the Acidobacteriota bacterium genome encodes:
- a CDS encoding long-chain fatty acid--CoA ligase, producing the protein MEHATPKTLIELLKQATKAQSKKAVLRYKQDKKWIGITGEEMFERVRDLALGLYDLGIRKWDRVAVLAESGPMWTMSDYAILSTGAINVPIYPTQPVHQVEYILRESQPKLMFISNLKQMKRVAAALKKFPDLRIVPFQPIDDGEHIIPVESVEAAGAKLRQEKPGLFDAISTDVQGKDLASIIYTSGTTGEPKGALLTHTNIVFNAITAGKLFNLKNDDVMLSFLPLSHIFERTVLYLCLYYGVQINYAGGIETVANDIKEVRPTLMSTVPRLMEKIFARMQKTAADAGGFKKKTFDWAMAIAKDSAPYLAENKSLPLTLSLKRKIADKLVFKKLRDALGGRMHQLVSGGAALPPDIAQVFIGAGVPVLQGYGLTETSPVIAVNSLKHNRIGSVGHPLPNVEVKIAEDGEILTRGDLVFQGYFNKPEESAAVFTEGAESQRWFKTGDIGKLDKDGFLYITDRKKDLIKTSAGKYVAPQMIEGLFAQSEYIEQSIVIGDKRKYVAALIVPEFERLKDWAKEQGIDTKNKETLIEDKRIVDLVKQEVNRLTRGLADYEKVKRIALLAKEFTIDGGELTATLKVRRRFVEDKYQHVIETLYPTGSE; encoded by the coding sequence ATGGAACATGCAACGCCAAAGACACTGATTGAATTGTTGAAACAGGCGACCAAAGCGCAATCGAAAAAAGCGGTTCTTCGTTACAAACAGGATAAAAAATGGATTGGCATAACCGGCGAAGAGATGTTCGAGCGGGTTCGCGATCTGGCGCTTGGTCTTTATGACCTCGGCATTCGCAAATGGGATAGAGTGGCGGTGCTTGCCGAAAGCGGCCCGATGTGGACGATGAGCGATTATGCGATTTTATCAACCGGCGCGATTAATGTGCCGATTTACCCGACCCAACCGGTTCATCAAGTCGAATACATCCTCCGCGAATCGCAACCCAAATTGATGTTCATCTCGAACTTGAAACAGATGAAGCGCGTCGCTGCAGCCTTAAAGAAATTTCCTGACCTGCGCATTGTGCCGTTTCAACCCATAGATGATGGCGAACACATCATTCCGGTTGAAAGCGTCGAAGCCGCTGGCGCAAAACTCCGACAAGAAAAGCCCGGACTGTTTGATGCCATTTCAACTGACGTGCAGGGCAAAGACCTGGCTTCGATTATTTATACTTCGGGAACCACAGGTGAACCCAAAGGCGCATTGCTTACGCACACCAACATCGTTTTCAATGCGATTACCGCAGGAAAATTATTTAACCTGAAAAACGATGATGTGATGCTGTCATTTTTACCGCTTTCGCATATTTTTGAGCGCACGGTTTTGTACCTGTGTTTGTATTATGGGGTACAGATAAATTATGCAGGGGGGATTGAAACGGTGGCGAATGACATCAAAGAAGTGCGACCGACGTTGATGTCAACGGTGCCGCGATTGATGGAAAAAATCTTTGCGCGAATGCAAAAGACGGCAGCCGATGCCGGTGGTTTCAAAAAGAAAACCTTTGACTGGGCGATGGCAATCGCCAAAGATTCTGCGCCCTACCTGGCTGAAAATAAATCGCTGCCACTCACGCTTTCATTAAAACGCAAAATCGCGGATAAACTGGTCTTCAAAAAATTGCGCGATGCGCTTGGTGGACGCATGCATCAACTGGTGTCGGGCGGTGCGGCATTGCCGCCGGACATCGCGCAGGTCTTTATCGGCGCGGGGGTTCCGGTTTTACAGGGCTATGGACTCACGGAAACCTCGCCGGTCATTGCGGTCAATTCGCTCAAGCATAATCGCATCGGTTCGGTCGGGCATCCGTTGCCGAATGTTGAAGTGAAGATTGCCGAAGATGGCGAAATCCTGACGCGCGGCGACCTGGTGTTTCAAGGCTATTTCAACAAACCCGAAGAGAGCGCCGCCGTTTTCACTGAAGGCGCGGAGAGCCAACGCTGGTTTAAAACCGGCGACATCGGCAAACTCGATAAAGACGGATTTCTTTACATCACCGACCGCAAAAAGGATTTGATTAAAACTTCGGCGGGCAAATACGTCGCGCCGCAAATGATTGAAGGACTGTTTGCGCAAAGCGAATATATCGAACAATCAATCGTGATTGGCGACAAACGCAAATATGTTGCAGCGTTGATTGTCCCTGAATTTGAACGCCTGAAAGATTGGGCGAAAGAGCAGGGCATTGATACCAAAAACAAAGAAACGTTGATTGAAGACAAGCGCATCGTTGATTTAGTGAAGCAGGAAGTCAACCGTTTAACCAGAGGACTCGCGGATTACGAAAAGGTCAAACGCATCGCGCTACTTGCCAAAGAGTTCACCATTGATGGCGGCGAATTGACGGCGACTTTAAAAGTGCGCCGCCGCTTTGTCGAAGATAAATATCAACATGTTATCGAAACGCTCTACCCGACGGGCAGTGAATAA
- a CDS encoding tetratricopeptide repeat protein, which produces MEIFGFIKGRKEKKLLQEAIELGDRLFEKDEYEGAIQQFTQAAKLAPDDPYAFQKLGKLYTSINNYQQAIEAYRKVLSLRPDDHASHKGLGEIYLQTGRYQEAIGAYKRAVAIQNGDGRLYHDMGVAYEHLEHAEEAIAAYEKSQVYGIPSPQIQFQIGTLYYRLERLENALQSFQEAVNIHPDFAEAYYKMGIIYSKMQETEKAIEAYEDAIERNPDYSEAYYNLGVIYHRQGHFEEAITLYRQAIRANANFTDAHYNLAIAYTNLLFHEDAVRSYKEAIRIDPDFADAYLQLGVTYRKLRRYKDAIESCKQAIRINPEFRDAHYKLGQIHLLVGDHAAALNEYKMLQNLNSPLAEKLFNEIYR; this is translated from the coding sequence ATGGAAATTTTCGGCTTCATCAAAGGTCGTAAAGAAAAGAAGCTCTTGCAGGAAGCAATCGAGCTTGGCGACCGCCTATTTGAAAAAGACGAATATGAAGGCGCGATTCAACAGTTCACACAGGCTGCAAAACTTGCGCCCGATGACCCCTATGCTTTTCAAAAACTCGGCAAACTGTATACCTCCATCAACAATTATCAACAGGCTATCGAAGCTTACCGAAAAGTTTTGTCCTTGAGACCTGACGACCACGCTTCGCATAAAGGGCTTGGAGAAATCTACCTGCAAACCGGGCGTTATCAAGAAGCCATCGGCGCATATAAACGGGCAGTGGCGATTCAAAACGGTGACGGGCGTTTGTACCACGATATGGGCGTCGCTTACGAACATCTTGAACACGCCGAAGAAGCCATCGCGGCTTATGAAAAGTCCCAGGTTTATGGCATTCCTTCGCCGCAAATTCAATTTCAAATCGGCACACTTTATTACCGGCTCGAACGCCTTGAAAATGCTTTGCAGTCATTTCAGGAAGCCGTCAACATTCATCCCGATTTTGCCGAAGCCTATTACAAAATGGGCATCATCTACAGCAAAATGCAGGAGACCGAAAAAGCCATCGAAGCCTATGAAGACGCGATTGAACGCAATCCCGATTATTCGGAGGCATATTACAACCTGGGGGTGATTTATCATCGGCAGGGACATTTTGAAGAAGCCATCACGCTATACAGGCAGGCGATTCGCGCCAATGCCAATTTCACCGACGCGCATTACAATCTGGCGATTGCTTATACCAATTTGCTCTTTCACGAAGACGCAGTGCGTTCGTATAAAGAAGCCATTCGCATTGACCCTGATTTTGCCGATGCGTATTTGCAACTGGGCGTCACTTACCGAAAGCTCAGACGTTATAAAGATGCCATTGAATCCTGCAAGCAGGCGATTCGCATCAACCCGGAATTTCGCGATGCGCACTATAAACTCGGACAGATTCATTTACTGGTGGGCGACCACGCGGCAGCTTTGAATGAATATAAAATGCTGCAAAATCTCAATTCCCCGCTTGCCGAAAAACTCTTCAACGAAATTTACAGATAA
- a CDS encoding FtsX-like permease family protein has product MKVYFSLFKRFIIRALAREKLRSSFTALGISLGVGVMIAIRLANMSALDSFKTATQSIAGETSIQISGTAGRFDETQLNELDWLRQYGDISPVIEGYALASTRIQDSETGSHESGVRSLESQTGSQKSEVRSQNSNNPLITAEASSIPTTETQSSTSGIATPDARLRTPDFSEFVHILGVDILRDRSLRRYQLLDIGANETEITTRDFLFLLTDAQSIIITEKFARKHHLKIADKLRLTIGDTQREFVIRGMLRDEGPAKTLDGNFILMDIAAAQLAFNRLGYLDRVDVKLKNKITIEQAESAIAGRLPQGLQVTRPSATYNQIEKMIAAFHFNLNALGSIALFVGLFLIYNTIAISVLARREEIGTLRAIGASRRAILALFLGEAILLAIVGTIIGLGIGRLMANFAVRATATTVDTFYIASAATESAAHNSLTWMDALLAFVIALALALVAALMPAMEASRVRVVEALRGAKRLAASFNPSPKTLIIAAILFIAGFVFSRLDAVNGLPLFGYLAAVSLMFGGAFLVPQTLLAACKFLGRGIGKLFRRFAVEAKLASANLRGAIPRVSISVAALSVSLAMMVAISIMIGSFRETVTYWVDQSLVADIFARPIIRSSTTVDSEINDQALAMIKADAAVDAVHAYASQSLTYQGNLISLGSSDFSIFARHGRLLFKSPANGRERMIDAVGKDEIIVTESFALKFKKAVGDTVELATNQGTQQFKIIGIYFDYSSNRGTIAMDKQTHDKYFTPVRPVSLSIYLKPGEDTEAARDRLAQTVGLRFQLIITTNATIRNEVMRIFNSTFAITYALELIAIVVAGLGVISTLITLILERRAELAMLTFLGSSRSQIRRMIVIEALLIGVVSEAIGAIIGTLMSLVLIYVINVQSFGWTIQFSFPLLFLLQSAVAILLVTAIAGLYPAARASRVEVLNYE; this is encoded by the coding sequence ATGAAAGTCTACTTCAGCCTGTTTAAGCGGTTCATCATTCGCGCCCTCGCGCGTGAAAAATTGCGTTCGAGTTTTACGGCGCTCGGCATCAGCCTGGGTGTTGGCGTGATGATCGCCATTCGGCTTGCGAATATGAGCGCGCTTGATTCATTCAAAACCGCTACTCAGTCCATCGCCGGAGAAACTTCCATTCAAATCAGCGGCACCGCCGGCAGGTTCGATGAAACCCAATTGAACGAACTCGACTGGCTGCGCCAGTACGGCGACATCAGCCCGGTCATCGAAGGTTACGCGCTCGCTTCGACAAGGATTCAGGATTCAGAAACAGGAAGTCACGAGTCAGGAGTCAGGAGTCTGGAGTCACAAACAGGAAGTCAGAAGTCAGAAGTCAGAAGTCAGAATAGTAACAACCCGCTCATCACTGCTGAGGCATCATCCATTCCAACAACAGAAACTCAGTCCTCAACTTCCGGCATCGCGACTCCAGACGCCAGACTCCGGACTCCTGACTTCTCCGAATTTGTGCATATTCTTGGCGTAGATATTTTGCGTGATCGTTCGCTCAGGCGTTATCAATTACTCGACATCGGCGCGAATGAAACAGAGATTACCACCCGCGATTTTCTGTTTTTACTCACAGACGCGCAATCCATCATCATCACCGAAAAATTTGCCCGAAAACATCATTTAAAAATCGCCGACAAACTCCGGCTTACCATCGGTGATACGCAGCGCGAGTTTGTGATTCGCGGCATGCTGCGCGATGAAGGTCCCGCGAAGACGTTGGATGGCAATTTCATTTTGATGGATATTGCCGCCGCACAACTCGCATTTAATCGCCTGGGCTATCTTGACCGCGTTGACGTGAAATTGAAAAACAAGATAACGATTGAACAGGCGGAATCGGCAATTGCCGGTCGTTTGCCACAAGGTTTGCAGGTCACGCGACCGTCCGCAACCTACAATCAGATTGAAAAAATGATTGCCGCATTTCATTTCAATTTGAATGCGCTTGGTTCAATCGCGCTGTTTGTTGGATTGTTTTTAATCTACAACACGATTGCGATTTCGGTACTCGCGCGCCGCGAAGAGATTGGCACGCTGCGCGCCATCGGCGCCTCTCGCCGCGCGATTCTTGCGCTCTTTCTCGGTGAAGCCATTTTGCTTGCCATCGTTGGAACCATTATCGGTCTTGGCATCGGCAGGTTAATGGCGAATTTTGCGGTGCGCGCGACTGCCACTACGGTTGACACCTTTTATATCGCATCGGCGGCAACCGAATCCGCGGCGCACAACAGTTTGACCTGGATGGACGCGCTGTTGGCGTTCGTTATCGCTTTAGCCCTCGCGCTGGTTGCAGCATTGATGCCTGCAATGGAAGCCTCGCGGGTGCGCGTCGTTGAAGCCCTGCGCGGCGCAAAACGCCTGGCAGCAAGTTTCAATCCTTCGCCCAAAACCTTGATTATCGCGGCAATTTTATTCATCGCAGGTTTTGTATTCAGTCGTTTGGATGCCGTGAATGGGTTGCCGCTTTTCGGTTATCTGGCAGCCGTCTCATTAATGTTTGGCGGCGCATTCCTGGTGCCGCAAACTTTGCTGGCTGCCTGCAAATTCCTCGGACGAGGGATTGGCAAACTTTTTCGCAGGTTTGCCGTCGAAGCCAAACTTGCAAGCGCCAACCTGCGCGGGGCAATTCCGCGGGTCTCGATTTCCGTAGCCGCTTTGTCCGTAAGTCTCGCGATGATGGTGGCGATTTCGATTATGATTGGCAGTTTCCGCGAAACCGTCACCTACTGGGTTGACCAATCGCTGGTCGCGGATATTTTCGCGCGCCCCATCATACGCAGTTCAACAACCGTTGACAGCGAAATCAATGACCAGGCGTTGGCAATGATAAAGGCAGACGCGGCGGTTGATGCAGTGCATGCTTACGCTTCGCAATCTTTAACCTATCAGGGCAATCTGATTTCACTGGGTTCAAGCGATTTTTCCATCTTTGCGCGACATGGGCGGTTGCTTTTCAAATCGCCTGCAAACGGGCGCGAACGAATGATTGATGCGGTGGGCAAAGATGAAATCATCGTTACCGAAAGTTTTGCCTTGAAGTTTAAAAAAGCGGTAGGTGACACGGTCGAACTCGCAACCAACCAGGGAACACAACAATTTAAAATCATCGGCATCTATTTCGACTATTCGAGCAATCGCGGAACCATCGCGATGGACAAACAAACCCACGATAAATATTTCACGCCGGTTCGTCCGGTGAGTCTGTCGATTTATTTAAAACCCGGTGAAGACACGGAAGCCGCGCGCGACCGTCTGGCGCAAACCGTTGGATTGCGATTTCAACTCATCATCACCACGAATGCAACGATTCGCAACGAAGTCATGCGAATTTTCAACAGCACCTTTGCAATCACTTATGCGCTGGAATTAATTGCCATTGTGGTTGCCGGGCTTGGCGTAATTTCAACGTTGATAACCTTGATTTTGGAGCGCCGGGCAGAGCTTGCGATGCTCACTTTCTTAGGTTCATCGCGTTCGCAAATTCGCCGCATGATTGTCATCGAAGCGTTGTTGATAGGAGTCGTAAGCGAAGCTATCGGCGCAATCATTGGCACATTAATGTCGCTGGTGTTGATTTACGTCATCAATGTGCAATCGTTCGGCTGGACGATTCAATTCAGTTTTCCATTACTGTTTTTGTTGCAATCGGCTGTCGCGATTTTACTGGTCACGGCAATCGCCGGTCTTTATCCGGCGGCGCGCGCCTCGCGGGTCGAGGTATTGAATTACGAATGA
- a CDS encoding lipocalin-like domain-containing protein, translated as MMKKLLTILGVPVLCVAGFAVAQIGSSRLAKFTRPLPQAVLTNYPAASTDRADKLPTSERASFNADGWREASSNYNYSFPRDHASHSDYKIEWWYYTGNLESKTGRRFGYQLTFFRSGVVMQTANPSRWAVRDLYMTHFCISDIENQKFYSFERLNRAGVGWAGADTNSYRVWNEDWQARLDGNTHVLDAERENYKLALQLTPEKTEIIHGENAISQKGAQVGNASHYVSLTRMRTTGTITVDGETFDLTGLSWMDHEFGTSFLEENQIGWDWFSIQLDDRRELMLFQIRRKDGSIDQHSSGTLIDADGRATRIAFGEFTLKPTGTNWSSQVSQATYPTEWLIEIPKLELRLTVRAAFGNQELQTTESTGVTYWEGSVSIEGTSRAQVVGGRGYLEMTGYAGQNMGAIFQ; from the coding sequence ATGATGAAAAAGCTTTTAACAATTTTAGGCGTTCCGGTTTTGTGCGTTGCGGGGTTTGCAGTCGCGCAAATCGGCAGTAGTAGACTGGCGAAATTTACCCGCCCGCTACCGCAGGCGGTACTGACAAACTATCCGGCTGCCAGCACCGACAGGGCTGACAAATTACCCACCTCAGAGCGCGCCAGTTTCAATGCTGATGGCTGGCGCGAAGCGAGCAGCAATTACAATTATTCATTTCCGCGTGACCACGCTTCACACTCGGATTACAAAATCGAGTGGTGGTATTACACAGGTAACCTCGAATCAAAAACCGGCAGACGTTTCGGTTATCAACTCACCTTTTTTAGAAGCGGCGTCGTTATGCAAACCGCAAATCCTTCGCGTTGGGCAGTGCGCGATTTGTACATGACGCATTTCTGTATTTCAGATATTGAGAATCAAAAGTTCTATTCATTCGAGCGGTTGAATCGCGCAGGCGTCGGCTGGGCTGGCGCAGACACAAACAGCTATCGCGTATGGAATGAAGACTGGCAGGCGCGACTTGATGGCAATACCCATGTGCTCGATGCTGAACGTGAAAATTACAAACTCGCGTTGCAACTTACGCCTGAAAAAACCGAAATCATCCACGGCGAAAATGCTATCAGTCAAAAAGGCGCGCAAGTTGGCAACGCTTCGCACTATGTATCGCTTACGCGAATGCGCACCACGGGGACGATTACGGTTGACGGTGAAACTTTTGACCTCACCGGTCTCAGTTGGATGGATCACGAATTCGGCACCAGTTTTCTGGAAGAAAATCAAATCGGTTGGGATTGGTTTTCGATTCAACTTGATGACCGGCGCGAACTGATGCTTTTTCAAATCCGCCGTAAAGACGGCTCGATTGACCAACATTCAAGCGGCACGTTGATTGACGCAGACGGGCGCGCGACCCGCATTGCCTTTGGCGAATTCACCTTGAAACCGACGGGCACAAATTGGTCGTCGCAGGTAAGTCAGGCAACCTACCCGACAGAATGGCTCATAGAAATTCCTAAACTGGAATTACGATTGACTGTGCGGGCGGCTTTTGGTAATCAGGAACTGCAAACCACCGAAAGCACCGGTGTCACTTATTGGGAAGGCAGCGTCAGTATTGAAGGCACGAGCCGGGCGCAGGTCGTCGGCGGGCGCGGGTATTTGGAAATGACCGGTTATGCCGGTCAAAATATGGGCGCGATTTTTCAATAG
- a CDS encoding ABC transporter ATP-binding protein, which translates to MVILTVSNIEKIYEGARGGVAALKGVSLTAEVGDFIALMGPSGCGKSTLLHILGGIDRPTRGTVSLDGIQLDSLNEEAMTAIRRKKIGFVFQFFNLLPTLTVLENIALPLMLDGANEGDANRRAQELLTRVGMAQRATHYPAELSGGEMQRAAIARALIANPQIVLADEPTGNLDSKNSEQVMQLLAEINRDLKVTFILATHSEEAARFAKRVIRLRDGLIESVVGNR; encoded by the coding sequence TTGGTTATTTTAACGGTCTCGAATATAGAAAAAATATATGAAGGGGCGCGCGGTGGAGTAGCGGCGCTGAAAGGCGTGAGTCTCACAGCCGAAGTCGGCGATTTTATCGCCTTGATGGGACCATCGGGTTGCGGTAAATCGACCTTGCTGCACATACTCGGCGGCATCGACCGCCCGACTCGCGGCACCGTGTCGCTTGATGGCATCCAACTCGATTCATTAAACGAAGAAGCGATGACCGCCATTCGCCGCAAAAAAATCGGCTTTGTCTTTCAATTCTTCAATCTGTTACCGACCTTGACCGTCCTGGAAAACATCGCCTTGCCATTGATGCTCGATGGCGCAAACGAAGGCGACGCCAACCGGCGCGCTCAAGAATTGCTCACCCGTGTCGGTATGGCGCAGCGCGCTACGCATTATCCCGCAGAATTATCGGGTGGCGAGATGCAGCGCGCGGCAATTGCCCGCGCCCTGATTGCCAATCCCCAAATTGTTCTGGCAGATGAACCGACCGGCAACCTCGACAGCAAAAACAGCGAACAGGTCATGCAATTGCTCGCGGAAATCAATCGCGACCTCAAGGTAACTTTTATTCTGGCAACGCATTCGGAAGAAGCCGCGCGCTTTGCTAAACGGGTAATTCGCCTGCGCGATGGATTGATTGAATCGGTGGTCGGTAATCGGTAG
- a CDS encoding response regulator transcription factor: MPSESDINVILIEDLRDVREGLAMLINGSPGLRCTASFRTMEEALRSIKNSPPDVVLTDIGLPGMSGIEGIRILKNRFADLPIVALTVYDNDEKVFDALCAGASGYLLKNTPPARLLESLKEVASGGAPMSPDIARRVVKLFREFRPPEKASHQLTPQESELLKLIIEGHSYKTAAAKLNISVSTVSFHLQNIYSKLQVHSKTEAVAKALRNKLV, from the coding sequence TGTGCGCGAAGGCTTGGCAATGTTAATCAACGGCTCGCCGGGACTTCGTTGTACGGCGTCCTTTCGCACCATGGAAGAGGCTTTGCGGTCGATTAAAAACAGTCCGCCCGATGTGGTGCTAACCGATATAGGACTTCCGGGTATGAGCGGCATTGAAGGCATTCGCATTTTGAAAAATCGCTTTGCCGATTTGCCCATCGTGGCGCTTACGGTTTATGACAATGACGAAAAGGTATTCGATGCGCTTTGCGCGGGGGCTTCGGGTTATTTGTTAAAAAATACGCCACCGGCACGCTTGCTGGAAAGTTTGAAAGAAGTGGCATCGGGTGGCGCGCCGATGTCACCCGATATTGCGCGGCGCGTCGTCAAACTGTTTCGCGAATTCCGGCCTCCTGAAAAAGCTTCGCATCAATTGACCCCGCAAGAGAGCGAATTATTAAAACTCATCATTGAAGGTCACAGTTATAAAACGGCTGCCGCAAAACTTAACATCAGCGTCAGCACCGTCTCTTTTCATCTGCAAAACATCTACAGCAAACTGCAAGTCCACTCGAAAACCGAAGCCGTCGCTAAGGCGCTTCGCAATAAGTTAGTTTAA